The following proteins are co-located in the Terriglobales bacterium genome:
- the coaD gene encoding pantetheine-phosphate adenylyltransferase produces MKPVIAIYPGSFDPLTNGHLDLVERGSKIFDELIVAILRHPEKAPLFTLEERREMLESMTARFKNVQVDTFDGLLVDYARSRGAGAVLRGIRAISDYEYELQMALMNRKLDPKLETVFMMPAEKYSYLSSRLVKEISRHGGSVRGLVPAMVEEGLRAKVNRVAKPVPIQAKRGSKKQR; encoded by the coding sequence ATGAAGCCCGTCATCGCCATCTACCCCGGCTCTTTCGACCCGCTGACCAACGGGCATCTGGACCTGGTCGAGCGCGGCAGCAAGATCTTCGACGAACTCATCGTCGCCATTCTGCGCCACCCGGAGAAAGCCCCGCTGTTCACCCTGGAGGAGCGGCGCGAGATGCTGGAGAGCATGACCGCGCGCTTCAAAAACGTACAGGTGGACACCTTCGACGGCCTGCTGGTGGACTATGCGCGCAGCAGGGGAGCGGGCGCTGTGCTGCGGGGCATCCGCGCCATCAGCGACTACGAGTACGAGCTGCAGATGGCGCTGATGAATCGGAAGCTCGATCCGAAACTGGAGACCGTGTTCATGATGCCGGCGGAGAAGTACTCGTACCTGAGTTCCCGGCTGGTGAAGGAGATTTCACGCCACGGAGGCTCGGTGCGCGGGCTGGTGCCGGCGATGGTGGAAGAGGGCCTGCGCGCCAAGGTCAATCGCGTCGCAAAACCCGTCCCCATTCAGGCCAAGCGAGGGAGCAAGAAACAAAGATGA
- the recA gene encoding recombinase RecA: protein MADEKGKAIDLAMAQIEKQFGKGSIMRLGSKGPIVPISVIPTGAISFDLALGVGGFPRGRVVEIFGPEASGKTTIALQVIAEAQKTGGMAAFVDAEHALDPAYAKKLGVDVDNLLVSQPDWGEQALEIAEALVRSNAIDVLVVDSVAALVPKAELDGEMGDHHVGLQARLMSQALRKLTGIVSKSRTCMIFINQIREKIGVMFGNPETTSGGRALKFYSSVRIDIRRIAAIKEGDQVVGSRTRVKVVKNKVAAPFRDAEFDILYGEGISREGDLLDLAVTQGLVEKSGTWFSFRGERLGQGRENARNFMRENKDITQKLDVEVRQALGLLAPAAPAPVPAEPMQKEQARAVARK, encoded by the coding sequence ATGGCTGACGAGAAGGGCAAGGCGATCGACCTGGCAATGGCGCAGATCGAGAAGCAGTTCGGCAAAGGCTCCATCATGCGGCTGGGGTCGAAGGGGCCCATCGTTCCCATCTCCGTCATCCCCACAGGCGCCATCTCCTTCGACCTGGCGCTGGGCGTGGGCGGCTTCCCCCGCGGCAGGGTGGTGGAGATCTTCGGCCCGGAGGCCTCGGGCAAGACCACCATCGCGCTGCAGGTCATCGCCGAGGCGCAGAAGACGGGCGGCATGGCCGCCTTCGTGGACGCCGAGCATGCCCTCGATCCCGCCTACGCTAAGAAGCTGGGCGTGGATGTGGACAACCTGCTGGTGTCGCAGCCCGACTGGGGCGAGCAGGCGCTGGAGATCGCCGAGGCCCTGGTGCGCTCGAACGCCATTGACGTGCTGGTGGTGGATTCGGTCGCCGCGCTGGTCCCCAAGGCCGAGCTGGACGGCGAGATGGGCGACCACCACGTCGGCCTGCAGGCGCGCCTGATGTCGCAGGCGCTCAGGAAGCTCACCGGCATCGTCTCCAAGTCGCGCACCTGCATGATCTTCATCAACCAGATCCGGGAGAAGATTGGCGTGATGTTCGGCAACCCGGAGACCACCTCCGGCGGCCGGGCGCTGAAGTTCTACTCCTCGGTGCGCATCGACATCCGGCGCATCGCCGCCATCAAGGAAGGCGACCAGGTGGTGGGCTCGCGCACCCGGGTGAAGGTGGTGAAGAACAAGGTCGCGGCGCCCTTCCGCGACGCCGAGTTCGACATCCTCTACGGCGAAGGCATCTCCCGCGAGGGCGACCTGCTAGACCTGGCCGTGACCCAGGGGCTGGTCGAGAAGTCTGGCACTTGGTTCAGCTTCCGCGGGGAGCGCCTTGGGCAGGGCCGCGAGAACGCGCGCAACTTCATGCGCGAGAACAAAGACATCACCCAGAAGCTGGACGTCGAAGTGCGCCAGGCCCTTGGCCTGCTCGCCCCCGCTGCGCCCGCCCCCGTCCCCGCCGAACCCATGCAGAAAGAGCAGGCTCGGGCCGTGGCACGGAAGTGA
- a CDS encoding pyridoxal phosphate-dependent aminotransferase yields MSATAEVKTSPLTQRIQRIEISATLAVVNEAEKLRAAGADLVDFGAGEPHFATPQHIKDAAVAALAANFTKYTAVAGTAELRDAIVRRHAVDLGSGYKREEAIASVGGKHALFNAIQVLVDHGDEVIVPVPYWVSFKDIIQYAGGACVFVETDERQGFQLTAAMIERALTPRTKAIILNSPSNPSGAVMSAADIAAIVRLAHQRGIYVVSDECYVYLDFAGKPFSAGSLTDCKEHLVIIGSLSKTYAMTGWRLGYALAPAPIVSAMQKLQSQSTSNPTSIVQKAAVAALNGPQECVAEMRADYIRLRDQIVTGLRGISGVACTQPEGAFYAYPNVSSYFGRGGIQSASDVAGRLLREAGVVTVPGEGFGTREHIRISYATSAAEIEKGLGRMRKFFGAL; encoded by the coding sequence ATGAGCGCCACAGCGGAAGTGAAGACGTCGCCCCTCACGCAGCGCATCCAGCGCATCGAGATCTCCGCCACGCTGGCGGTGGTGAACGAAGCCGAGAAGCTGCGCGCCGCCGGCGCCGACCTGGTGGATTTCGGCGCGGGCGAGCCGCACTTTGCCACGCCCCAGCACATCAAGGATGCCGCGGTCGCCGCCCTCGCAGCGAACTTCACCAAGTACACGGCGGTGGCAGGGACGGCCGAGCTGCGCGACGCCATCGTGCGCCGGCACGCCGTTGACCTGGGTTCGGGATACAAACGCGAGGAGGCCATCGCCTCCGTCGGTGGCAAGCACGCGCTGTTCAACGCCATCCAGGTGCTGGTGGACCACGGCGACGAGGTCATCGTACCCGTGCCCTACTGGGTCTCGTTCAAAGACATCATCCAGTACGCGGGCGGCGCCTGCGTCTTCGTCGAGACCGATGAGCGGCAGGGCTTCCAGCTCACCGCCGCGATGATCGAGCGCGCCCTCACGCCGCGCACCAAGGCCATCATCCTGAACTCGCCGTCGAATCCCTCGGGCGCGGTCATGAGCGCTGCGGACATCGCGGCCATCGTGCGCCTGGCGCACCAGCGCGGCATCTACGTGGTCTCCGACGAGTGTTACGTCTATCTGGATTTCGCCGGGAAGCCGTTCTCCGCCGGCTCGCTCACCGACTGCAAGGAGCATCTGGTCATCATCGGGTCGCTGTCGAAAACCTACGCCATGACGGGATGGCGGCTGGGCTACGCCTTGGCGCCGGCGCCGATCGTTTCCGCCATGCAGAAGCTGCAGAGCCAGTCCACTTCGAACCCGACCTCCATCGTGCAGAAGGCGGCAGTGGCGGCGCTCAACGGGCCGCAGGAGTGCGTGGCGGAGATGCGCGCCGACTACATCCGGCTGCGCGACCAGATCGTCACCGGCTTACGCGGGATTTCGGGCGTGGCCTGCACCCAGCCCGAAGGGGCGTTCTACGCCTATCCCAACGTTTCCAGCTACTTCGGGCGCGGCGGCATCCAGTCGGCTTCGGACGTTGCCGGACGCCTGCTGCGCGAGGCGGGCGTGGTCACCGTCCCCGGCGAGGGCTTCGGCACGCGCGAGCACATCCGCATCTCCTATGCGACCTCGGCGGCGGAGATCGAGAAGGGCCTGGGGCGCATGCGCAAGTTCTTCGGCGCGCTTTAA